From the genome of Roseiconus lacunae, one region includes:
- a CDS encoding transketolase encodes MSILSDHRSDHLDAISRQVRRWILQSTAAADSGHPTSSLSAVELMVNLMFGGVYRFAPNQPECPANDHLIFSKGHASPLYYSLWAAAGLVKPEQLSSYRQFGSQLEGHPTSRFELTEAATGSLGQGLSIGVGMAISAKYLEHSPSRTFVLIGDSEMAEGAQWEALQLASHYKLDNLIGILDVNRLGQRGETMYGHDLEAYRERIEPFGWRCILIEDGHDSQQISDAYAELGRDDGRPVMLIARTIKGKGVPSIEDEGGYHGKPVDDDAFARTMARLSGGGESILGEFEKPLAYQSDAKESRRPEPMDYHVGAEVATRDAYGNALKRLAVRYPELIALDGEVCNSTRAKTFRDAFPDRFFEMFIAEQNMVGAATGLALRGKTVFVSTFAAFLSRAFDQIRMAPYSGAPVKFVGSHCGVSIGQDGPSQMGLEDIAMFRTIQNGIVLYPSDAVATECLVDLMAAHNGIAYLRTTRGKTPVIYDRSDHFEIGGCKVLRKSTGDKVTLIGAGITVHECLNAHGVLQKSGIACRVIDLYSIKPLDHATVRKAADETEHLFTVEDHFPEGGLGEAILTSLSDHPTPVSCLAVRRRPISGKPEELLNAEGLSAEKIVDAVISAVQRNDR; translated from the coding sequence ATGTCCATATTAAGTGACCATCGATCCGACCACCTCGACGCGATTTCTCGGCAGGTTCGGCGTTGGATTTTGCAGAGTACCGCGGCGGCTGATTCAGGGCATCCAACTTCATCTCTCTCCGCGGTCGAGCTGATGGTGAACTTGATGTTTGGCGGCGTTTACCGATTCGCACCGAACCAGCCCGAATGTCCGGCCAATGATCATCTGATTTTTTCGAAGGGGCATGCTTCGCCGTTGTATTACTCGTTGTGGGCAGCGGCAGGTCTCGTTAAACCAGAGCAGCTGTCGAGCTATAGGCAATTCGGAAGCCAGCTAGAAGGGCACCCAACGTCACGCTTTGAATTGACCGAAGCGGCGACAGGATCGCTCGGGCAAGGGCTTTCGATCGGAGTTGGCATGGCGATCTCCGCCAAATATCTTGAGCACTCCCCGAGTCGAACCTTTGTCTTGATCGGCGACAGTGAAATGGCGGAAGGGGCTCAATGGGAAGCGCTTCAGTTGGCATCGCACTACAAGCTAGACAATCTTATTGGCATTCTAGACGTGAATCGACTCGGTCAGCGGGGAGAGACGATGTACGGCCATGATTTAGAGGCTTATCGGGAGCGAATCGAGCCCTTCGGTTGGCGATGTATTTTGATCGAAGACGGTCACGATAGCCAGCAGATTAGCGATGCCTATGCCGAGCTAGGACGCGACGACGGGCGGCCGGTGATGCTGATCGCACGAACGATCAAGGGCAAAGGCGTTCCTTCGATCGAAGATGAGGGAGGGTACCATGGCAAGCCTGTCGATGATGACGCTTTTGCGAGGACGATGGCACGGCTGAGCGGAGGTGGCGAATCGATTCTTGGAGAGTTCGAAAAGCCTTTAGCCTATCAGTCCGACGCGAAAGAAAGCCGGCGACCAGAGCCGATGGACTACCACGTCGGTGCGGAAGTCGCGACACGAGACGCATATGGCAACGCACTCAAACGATTGGCCGTTCGGTATCCCGAGTTGATTGCTCTCGATGGCGAAGTGTGCAACTCCACTCGGGCCAAAACATTTCGTGACGCATTTCCAGACCGTTTCTTCGAAATGTTCATCGCCGAACAAAATATGGTGGGGGCCGCCACCGGACTAGCCCTTCGGGGGAAGACGGTGTTCGTTTCGACGTTCGCCGCGTTTCTTTCACGAGCTTTCGATCAGATTCGAATGGCACCTTACTCGGGTGCGCCGGTAAAGTTTGTCGGTTCTCACTGTGGCGTTTCAATCGGGCAGGATGGTCCTTCACAGATGGGACTCGAAGACATTGCAATGTTTCGCACCATTCAAAACGGAATCGTTCTCTACCCCAGTGACGCGGTGGCGACAGAGTGCTTAGTCGACCTCATGGCAGCTCATAATGGCATCGCCTATCTGCGGACAACACGCGGGAAGACACCGGTGATCTACGACCGATCGGATCATTTCGAGATTGGTGGTTGCAAGGTTCTCCGAAAGTCCACTGGCGACAAGGTGACATTGATCGGAGCCGGGATCACAGTTCATGAATGCTTGAACGCCCACGGTGTGCTTCAGAAATCGGGGATCGCATGTCGCGTGATCGACCTGTACTCGATCAAGCCATTGGACCATGCCACCGTCCGAAAGGCGGCCGACGAGACCGAACATCTTTTCACCGTCGAAGACCACTTTCCTGAAGGCGGTTTGGGGGAAGCGATTCTTACCAGTCTTTCGGATCATCCGACGCCTGTCAGTTGCCTTGCCGTCCGTCGTCGCCCCATCAGCGGGAAACCTGAAGAGTTGCTCAATGCCGAAGGGCTTTCGGCGGAAAAAATCGTCGATGCCGTCATCAGCGCCGTGCAACGCAACGATCGGTAA
- a CDS encoding Dabb family protein: protein MARLAHHVFFTLKDKSDAAITSLVNDCKEYLDNHDGVVDFAVGRRDEELDREVNAKFDVSLHVIFQDRATHDVYQTAPRHLTFIERQKENWAQVQVCDSLLED from the coding sequence ATGGCGCGATTGGCACACCATGTCTTTTTCACACTAAAGGACAAGAGCGACGCCGCTATCACCAGCTTGGTCAACGACTGCAAAGAGTACCTCGACAATCACGATGGAGTGGTTGATTTTGCCGTCGGACGTCGTGACGAAGAACTCGATCGCGAGGTGAACGCGAAATTCGATGTTTCACTGCATGTTATTTTTCAAGATCGGGCGACTCACGACGTCTATCAAACCGCCCCGCGTCACTTGACATTCATTGAGCGACAAAAAGAAAACTGGGCTCAGGTTCAAGTCTGCGATAGCCTGCTTGAAGACTAG
- the bioD gene encoding dethiobiotin synthase, protein MKLTFVSGTGTDVGKTYVAATFGKSLAGRGHRIGVYKPVASGCIGQSNNFVDRVSIDADLLTRALDGGCTESSIDPLLVCPQRFLSPTAPDAAARTEGSQVDPRLLYEGALRWQPRCDHLIVEGAGGLFSPIADELLNIDLYRQFLANGSLDCQLVLVAPNRLGVLHDTIATYRAAIACGVSVDRLFLNTTDENPDPSVATNAIQLRKWLPELHLIEVDWQATAESLDF, encoded by the coding sequence ATGAAGCTGACTTTTGTATCGGGAACCGGCACGGATGTCGGCAAAACCTATGTGGCGGCAACGTTTGGCAAATCGCTCGCCGGTCGCGGCCATCGAATCGGAGTTTACAAACCGGTCGCCAGCGGGTGTATTGGTCAGTCAAACAATTTTGTGGATCGCGTGTCTATCGACGCCGACTTGCTCACACGCGCACTCGATGGCGGTTGCACCGAGTCATCGATCGATCCGCTGCTGGTTTGTCCACAGAGATTCCTCTCGCCGACGGCGCCTGACGCCGCCGCTCGCACCGAGGGCTCGCAGGTCGATCCACGTTTACTGTACGAAGGAGCGTTGCGTTGGCAACCGAGATGCGACCACTTGATCGTCGAAGGGGCCGGTGGTCTTTTTAGCCCGATTGCTGATGAGTTACTCAACATCGATCTCTATCGACAGTTTCTCGCCAATGGATCGCTTGACTGTCAGCTTGTCTTGGTCGCACCAAACCGACTCGGCGTTTTGCACGACACCATCGCCACCTATCGGGCTGCCATCGCATGCGGAGTTTCGGTCGATCGGCTGTTTCTAAATACGACGGACGAGAATCCAGATCCGTCGGTCGCCACTAACGCGATTCAACTCCGGAAGTGGCTTCCGGAGCTGCATCTGATTGAGGTCGACTGGCAGGCAACCGCAGAGTCATTAGACTTCTAA
- a CDS encoding carbon-nitrogen hydrolase: MTSQNVKVGLVQSVYAGSPAAMLDHTEGMIERAVAEGAKIVCLQEVFAMPYPCQSEDHRNFDFAEPLDGPTVQRMQLLAKRWECVIVVPMFERRAPGVYHNSVVVVECDGTIAGVYRKMHIPDDPLFYEKFYFTPGDIGFKPIQTRYGKLGVGICWDQWFPEAARLFALAGAEILIYPTAIGWILEEKDEFGAGQRDAWQTAMRAHAIANGVWLVAPNRVGIEGEIEFWGSSFIASPRGEMVAQGGDQESEVLCVECNLGEIDVVRTHWPFLRDRRIDAYDGLLKRWID; encoded by the coding sequence GTGACATCACAGAACGTCAAAGTTGGGTTGGTTCAGAGTGTGTACGCAGGCTCGCCGGCGGCAATGTTGGACCATACCGAGGGGATGATCGAAAGAGCGGTTGCCGAGGGCGCAAAGATTGTTTGCCTTCAGGAAGTCTTTGCAATGCCCTACCCCTGTCAAAGTGAAGATCACCGCAATTTCGACTTTGCCGAGCCGTTGGATGGGCCGACTGTTCAACGCATGCAACTGCTTGCCAAACGATGGGAATGTGTGATCGTTGTTCCGATGTTCGAACGCCGGGCCCCCGGGGTGTACCACAATTCGGTGGTCGTCGTCGAATGCGACGGCACGATCGCCGGTGTGTACCGAAAGATGCACATTCCAGACGACCCTTTGTTTTACGAAAAATTCTATTTCACCCCCGGCGACATAGGCTTCAAACCAATTCAAACGCGGTATGGAAAGCTGGGGGTCGGGATTTGCTGGGACCAGTGGTTCCCCGAAGCGGCTCGGTTGTTCGCGCTCGCCGGAGCGGAGATTTTGATCTACCCAACCGCGATTGGGTGGATCTTGGAGGAAAAAGATGAATTCGGTGCCGGCCAACGCGATGCCTGGCAGACCGCAATGCGAGCTCATGCGATCGCGAATGGCGTGTGGTTGGTCGCCCCCAATCGAGTGGGCATCGAAGGCGAAATCGAATTTTGGGGGTCTTCCTTTATCGCTTCACCTCGAGGGGAAATGGTGGCTCAAGGCGGCGATCAAGAAAGCGAAGTACTTTGTGTCGAATGCAATCTTGGCGAAATCGACGTCGTGCGTACCCATTGGCCGTTTTTGCGTGACCGACGAATCGATGCCTACGATGGCTTGCTGAAGCGGTGGATCGACTGA
- a CDS encoding toprim domain-containing protein: MTWISQATKLIDCAGGIEFRSNAVSSRSSNKAACTGDRTGGDNLYRELFIVEGDSASQAVANARDVRYQAVLPMQGKPMNAVKASPKAVRRNQWFAAFVEALGTTWDPALRETFRYSRLLLLFDPDADGIHCGALMLMFLERYFPELLTSRRVSLIKAPLFRIEGDDPRDCLFAYSEDQLQQLRSALEEKSIPHRYQRYRGLASLPSDVLTEHCLDPNGRTAYLMGIDDAAMARKVFCQSKKSH; the protein is encoded by the coding sequence ATGACATGGATAAGCCAAGCAACAAAACTGATCGATTGTGCCGGCGGAATCGAATTTCGGTCAAACGCGGTATCGTCGCGCTCCTCGAACAAGGCGGCATGTACGGGGGACCGAACCGGCGGCGACAACTTGTACCGCGAATTGTTTATCGTCGAGGGCGATTCGGCTTCGCAGGCCGTCGCAAATGCACGGGATGTACGATATCAAGCGGTGTTGCCGATGCAAGGCAAGCCGATGAATGCCGTGAAAGCGAGTCCAAAGGCAGTTCGACGAAATCAGTGGTTTGCCGCTTTTGTCGAGGCGTTGGGAACGACGTGGGATCCGGCGTTGCGGGAAACGTTTCGGTACAGCCGGCTGTTGCTGCTGTTTGACCCTGATGCGGACGGGATTCATTGCGGCGCCCTGATGTTGATGTTCTTAGAACGATACTTTCCAGAATTGCTAACCAGTCGTCGCGTCAGTTTGATCAAGGCACCGCTGTTCCGGATCGAGGGTGACGACCCGCGTGACTGCCTGTTTGCTTATAGCGAAGATCAACTCCAACAATTGCGGTCGGCATTGGAGGAAAAATCGATTCCCCACCGCTACCAACGCTATCGCGGGTTAGCGAGTTTGCCTTCAGATGTTTTGACCGAGCATTGTCTTGACCCCAACGGACGCACCGCATATCTGATGGGGATCGATGATGCGGCGATGGCACGAAAGGTCTTCTGCCAATCGAAGAAGTCACACTAG
- a CDS encoding MBOAT family O-acyltransferase: MLFTIPEFFLFFLVVFALVWNASSVTLRNGILLVASYYFYAYWDIRFCSLLMLSTAIDFVVADRISIASTLVRRRLWLGISLCANLGSLAFFKYCNFFIDSFAVLLEPTGFHVQTLDIILPVGISFYTFQTLSYTIDVYRGRLDPCSSLLTFALYVSFFPQLVAGPIVRASELLPQLACTPKWSSRRCYHGFQTALRGLVKKVLIADRLGEFVDVVFAGPDLYHGATVWLAVIAYAGQIYYDFSGYSDIAIGLAKMLGYRFPRNFRHPYLAVSVADFWHRWHMTLSRWLRDYVYITFGGNRRGSSRTFVNLMATMTLGGLWHGAAWTFVFWGIWHGAALCCQRAFRQTSLRVPKMFGWLLTTAVILFGWILFRCDSLAHVQVVLRQLAFKDDGIAWYPPLAVLAILCMVIDHAVWSSRLRLSMRSPASKFYSPVLTAIMIWCLVLYAPRGFTPFVYFQF; the protein is encoded by the coding sequence ATGCTATTCACCATCCCCGAATTCTTCTTGTTTTTCTTGGTCGTCTTTGCGCTAGTTTGGAACGCCTCGTCGGTTACGCTCCGAAATGGAATTCTTCTGGTCGCAAGCTACTATTTCTATGCGTACTGGGATATACGATTCTGTTCGTTATTGATGCTTTCGACGGCGATCGATTTCGTTGTCGCCGACCGAATTTCCATAGCTTCCACATTGGTACGGCGACGTCTTTGGCTTGGGATCAGTTTGTGCGCGAATTTGGGATCGTTGGCATTCTTCAAGTATTGCAATTTCTTTATCGATTCTTTTGCCGTGTTATTGGAACCGACCGGCTTTCACGTCCAAACCCTCGACATCATTTTGCCCGTTGGAATTTCGTTTTATACGTTTCAAACGTTGAGCTATACCATCGATGTTTATCGTGGTCGATTGGATCCCTGTTCGTCCCTGTTAACCTTTGCGTTGTACGTATCGTTTTTTCCACAATTGGTGGCGGGTCCCATTGTACGGGCATCAGAATTGCTGCCTCAGCTGGCATGTACACCCAAGTGGTCAAGTCGTCGCTGTTATCATGGATTTCAAACAGCACTACGCGGTCTGGTGAAGAAAGTACTGATCGCCGATCGGTTGGGAGAATTTGTTGATGTGGTTTTCGCCGGTCCAGACCTTTATCATGGCGCGACGGTGTGGCTGGCAGTGATCGCCTATGCCGGGCAGATCTACTATGACTTTTCGGGGTATTCCGATATCGCGATCGGACTGGCAAAGATGCTCGGTTACCGATTTCCTCGCAATTTTCGCCACCCTTACTTGGCGGTTAGCGTTGCGGACTTCTGGCACCGTTGGCACATGACGTTATCTCGATGGCTTCGTGACTACGTATATATAACCTTCGGTGGCAATCGACGCGGGAGCAGCCGAACGTTTGTGAACCTGATGGCAACGATGACGCTTGGAGGGTTGTGGCACGGCGCAGCTTGGACGTTTGTGTTCTGGGGGATATGGCATGGTGCCGCATTGTGTTGCCAGCGGGCATTTCGCCAAACGTCGCTGCGAGTTCCGAAAATGTTCGGTTGGTTGCTGACCACTGCAGTCATTCTGTTTGGATGGATTCTTTTTCGCTGCGACTCGCTCGCGCACGTCCAGGTTGTATTGCGGCAGCTCGCATTTAAAGATGACGGGATCGCTTGGTACCCACCACTTGCGGTCCTGGCGATCCTTTGCATGGTCATCGACCACGCTGTCTGGTCGAGCCGGCTGCGTCTTTCGATGCGGTCGCCGGCTTCAAAGTTTTACTCGCCCGTGCTTACCGCGATCATGATTTGGTGTCTCGTACTCTATGCACCGCGCGGATTTACGCCCTTTGTCTACTTTCAGTTTTGA